The following are from one region of the Salvia splendens isolate huo1 chromosome 2, SspV2, whole genome shotgun sequence genome:
- the LOC121792530 gene encoding 2Fe-2S ferredoxin-like → MFFSRFCKLGVHAIRNLEKSATLTVRTSYTPKAHNQYLGSLRNKFFCSTAPKASSEQKNEDKETINVTFCDKDGEETHIKVPIGMSMLEAAHENDIELEGACEGSLACSTCHVIVMDVDHYNKLSEPTDEENDMLDLAFGLSETSRLGCQIIAKPELDGLRLAIPAATRNFAVDGFKPKPH, encoded by the exons ATGTTCTTTTCGAGGTTTTGTAAGCTAGGAGTTCATGCTATCAGGAACTTGGAAAAAT CTGCTACTCTAACAGTGAGGACTTCATACACCCCCAAGGCTCATAATCAGTATTTAGGTTCATTG AGAAACAAATTTTTTTGCAGTACAGCACCTAAAGCAAGCTCAGAGCAGAAAAATGAAGACAAGGAAAC AATAAATGTGACATTTTGCGACAAAGATGGAGAAGAGACGCATATAAAGGTCCCAATTGGAATGTCGATGCTAGAAGCTGCACACGAGAATGACATAGAACTTGAAG GTGCATGTGAAGGGTCGCTTGCTTGTTCCACCTGTCATGTAATTGTGATG GATGTGGACCACTATAACAAACTATCTGAGCCAACCGATGAGGAAAATGACATGTTAGATCTGGCATTTGGGCTGTCAGAAAC ATCTCGTCTAGGTTGTCAAATCATCGCCAAACCCGAACTCGACGGACTTCGTTTAGCCATACCTGCAGCTACACGGAACTTTGCAGTTGATGGATTTAAGCCAAAACCTCATTAG